The genomic segment CTTCTCTCCTCAATCGTGCATCTATACCAAGGATACAGGACAATCCCAGCCAGAAGCCAGTAGTCATGTCTTCGATGCCAGATCTCGTTGAGTTTCCCCGAGGAAATAGCTGCCCTCTCTTCATTTTGCCAAAGCGTGTGTAGCTCTGCAGAGAGACCAGCGGGAGCATCAGGTTTGTGACCCGCATCCATCCCAACAGTCACGTACAGATGGAAAGCTGAGTGACGCCAGAGCACTAAAGGCTCATTAAAGGCTCCTAAGAACCGTGAATAGGGTGACAGACggagctcaggggttaagagcacttgttgctcatacagaggacctgagttcagttcccagcacccacatggtaactcataACCATCTACAATTCCAGGTACAGGGGGTCCAGCACCCTCTCTGAGGGTGCTAcctacatgtggtgcacacacatacatgcaggcaaacactcagacataaaataaatctgaaaaaagttAAATTGAAAAAATGGGGAAAGGTTATGGCAGGTGGTAAGAAATAAAGTTAGTTGTGAACAGGCTCACTTAATTAGGATTAAGGCAAAAGACTCTATTAGAGAGAGTGGGAAGGCTCACAGGCAGCATGCACTGTCTCATGGAAGTACTTGGAATTAAACGTAGCAGGTAGCCTCGGGCGCAGTGAGAAAGCCTGAATGGCCGGTAACAGAGGACAACCCGCACCTGTGAAACCACCATCGGCAATATTGAACATGAACCTTGGCTTCTCCACCTTCTCCTCACGGCGCCCATTGGACCGTGGCTCATCTCGAGGAGGCCCAAGTCGAAGTTCCCGTTCTGCTTTTACATCCTCTGCTAGGCCGAACAGGAAAAGCTCACACCTCAGGACAGCCTCCTACTAGGTCTCGAGACTACTTAATACATAAACCGGGCTGGCTCTTCCGACGGCTACCCACCCAAGACCCAGGCATTTAGTTCCCCCAGATTCCACCTCCCCTGGTACCCTTAGGGACTCTGGTGTCCAGTCCTTCCACCCATTACCTCTCTTGCCCAAATCCCCTGTTTCCCCCTCTGGTCTCTCCCTGTGTTCCTGTACATCCAACGGTTTCTCCTCCCCCCTTTCTCCTGGCGTTGGCTCTGAGGCTGAGGAAAGAGTcgggaaacagaaggaaagacaTTACTCTCTCCCAACTCCGGAAGACAGAGCTCCCAAATTCCAGTCCCCGTCAGCACTAGGACAATGACCCACCAGACTTGTCTCTGCCTGCTCGGTACCCAGGTTCAGGCTCCACCTCTCCGGGCAGCCCTGGTGCTTCATCCTCTGACAGAATCTTCCGTGGCTCCAGTCGCTCTCCAAGTGACGGGGCTGGGCTGGGAGAGTCAACCTGGTGGAGGACAGTAGAGTCACGATGAGCTATAGTTCCTAGGTACCAAGACCCCTCCAGACCTTCcactccagcccctcagagagatccagatgtCCGCACACCTCTGTCTCCATCTTTTCCCCCATTTTGCTAttcttctctggcttctcttccGGGTTTTCAGTGTCATCCTTCTCGAGAGGTGTCCTTATGCCATCTCCTTTCTCACTTGGGGCGGGAGTAGCTGTGGGTGAAGGCAGAGTGCTTTGGTTTGACAACTTAAGTGGTCTCCAAGGGTTCATGTGTTGAAATTTAATGTCCAGTGTGAGGTAATAAAACGGTAGAAACTGAATCTAAGTACAGTATTGACTGGTGGGGTTTGGAGGAGATAACCAGGATTAGATAAGGTCAGGGTGAAGCCCCTCCCCGCAACTGAATCCTGGTGGCTCTTCAGAAGAGGGGAGAATATACATGCATGCTCTCTGCAGTTCACCATGGGACAGCCTGTGGGACCTCAGGATTCTGCAAGCAAGAAGGTCACCACCAGATGCAACTGTTGACCTCAAACTTCCAAAACCATGAGCCCAGATAAGCCTACTTCCTATAAAGCTTTCCAGCCTCAGGTGTCTCATTAGAATCACACAAACCACGGAGAGCAGAGGTTTTCTACCCTGACATCTGACTGCACTTGTCCCCCTCCGTCCTGACGCCCAGTTACCAGGTTTAGAGGTGCAAGGACTGTTGGTGGTAGAAGCCTCGGGAGTGGCGGGAGACGTCTTGGCTGGAGAGGAGGCCCTGGAAGAGCGCTTGGAGTCAGCACTTGGGTCGGGCATCAGCTCCGGCATTGACCAGCGTCCATTGATATGCTCAAACTCCTGCACCTGGGGAAGGAGGTTTCCAGGACACGGGTCAGTTCCCGGCACCGGGCACGGAGGAAGCCCTAGTCTCCTATGTAGTACACCAGCCTGAGCTAGAACTAagacagaggaaggacagagaccaAGCAGCTGGCCAGATGCTTGAGCGAGGAAAGTCTGATACCTTCTTCTTGACCAGAGACATGACTCCAATGCGGGTCAACACCTGCTGGCGACTCAGCCCCTCCCGAGGGACCCCATCAGCGAAGGTCTCTGAGCCATCTGCCCCCGGTTCACACAGGTGGCGCATGAACAAAGACACGTAGGCCCTGGAAAGCATGGGGCAGAAGGAAGATTGCAAGGTCTCAGGGGTGGGTCAGGCAATGAGGGATATGCAGAGATCACTACCTCCTGAACTTCCAAGACTCGGCCCACGGGCCTCCCACTGGCATCGGCCCCCACACCTAACTCTTCATTGACCTTCCCTTCAGCTCCCCCACGGCAGCTCCTGGGACTTGGCACTTTGTTCCTGGGCCCCATCAGTCAGTTATTCATCCTGTTCACCAGCTCCTCCTGCCAAGTTATCATGGCCAAGTAAATGTGAGGCCAGGCTAGCCTAGGTGAGTCTCCTTCCTCAAACACCCCTCCCATGAGGGAAGAGGCCCGGCCCCTTTATTCTAGGCTCTGTTGAGGGGAAGTGGGGTAGGCTGAGCCCACATCCCAGGAAATCGAGCCTGGACATGTCGTAAGGTAGGGAGGCGGTGATCAGCTGAGTAAGGTCACATCATATGGCAGCCAAGAGGAAGAAAGTAATACCCGAAGCTCTCAGCCCCTATTCAATTCATCCCCAAATCATCCACACTCACTTAAACTCTTTCTCGGTCTTGCCCCTCAGGTCGCGCACTAGCCACTGTGTTGTGAAAGCGTCCTGAGGTGGCATCCCCCAGCGCATCACAGCGTTAAGGAATGCCTTCCGTTGCCGGGTGTTGAATCCCAGTACCTGAAGACGGGGAGAAGAGGCAGGGCCACGAACGGTTAGGAGTCTGAAGTCCTCCCTACTGCCGGTGGCCCAGTcctcagtccccccccccccccccccccgaccccgcCACCATTCTCTGCAGTCTCACCTCGATGTTCCCGCCCACGCGAGCCAGCAGTGGAGGCAGCGGCTTGTCCTTCTCATTGCGGAGCTGTCTCTTAGACTGTCGGCGACCTAGGGTAAGGGTGACACTGGTTAGCAGAGTCACCTCCTCTAAGCCCTCAGACTTCCTTAGCACCCATCCCATAATACAGAAAACTCAGGCTAGCCTGTGGCATGTGGGCCTCTAATTTCCTCCAAGTACGTTGTCAGCAACACTACCTAGTAAGGCTAAAAGAAGtcatatttgaaaattaataGCAAATATCTGACAGACAGTCCTACTCATGGGAAAGTAAAACACCGTGATTTTCCTGTCTAGTCTCACGTTCGTGTGTTCGTGCTTTTAGATGAGGTCTGTGTGGACCAGCCATCCAACTCCTAGACTCAAGCGATCCTGTCTGACCCTCCTAGGAGCTGGACCTGCAGGTGCGCATCACCACGCCTCACTACCTTTCCTGACCTGTGAGCATCTGATACCACATGGCTGTGTGCTCCAAATgtgacagaaaaagaagaaaaaaatagtggGCATAAAGGAAGCTAGAAAGTAAAACtgcaaggctgagacaggaagtcaAGACAAGAGGCCACCTTCAGGACGCTCATCGaagtcctcatcctcctcctctgaccCCACTGAGTATTCTGACTGGTTATCTGTGAGGACAGAGGGTTCAATGGTCAGTGGTAACCATACTGGGGCCCTTCCCACTTGGATTCTTCATCTTGGACATTTCTCCCCCCCCACCCGGCCTTGGTCCTGCTGGAGACACTGGGTCAGATCCGTTAGTCATATATTCCTAGCCATCTTTGGTCTCTGGGGACCTCCTACTGTACCACTCTGCCTCCTGTCAAAGCTACCCTAAACACTGAGTCTCAGGGTGTTCACAAGATCCCTCTGTAGTCCCTAGAGAGTTAAATCCCCACAAATCCACCTGGCCTTAGAAAAGTTCCCCTTGACCCTTCCCAGTCACCTGGCCTCCAAAGCTCTCCGTCACCTCCTCCCGTCCCACCCCTCGGGGCAGTCCTCACCTTGATCCTCCTGCGCGGCATCATTGTAGTTAACTTGCTTTCGAACCCGCTTCCCCTTGCCGAGGTTTCGGGCAAGGTCTTCTTGCTGCTGCTCATAGTGATGCCTCAGCAGCTTCTCCCAGTAGTCGGGGTCCACGTTCTCCTCCTGCTTGATGATCTCTCGCTCGATCTCCTCGATCTGCAAGGCAGCCGAGTGAGGCTGGCAGCCTCCCTCACCGGGCCTTGGGCTGCATCAAACCCCCTCCCCCACGTAGGCCCAGTGATGCTCCCTCCCCGTCCTCAGGTCTGCGTGCAGTCTGGACACTGCACAGCTTTCCTAGCTCCTCTTCCCTGCAATGTGCCGGCTCCTTCTCTAAACCTCCCCTCCACTTCCCCTTACTCCCTCCCACAGGACTCTAGTAGTTCTGTGACTACCAGAACTTTCTCTGCCTATGTCTCTCTCCAAAGTGCGGTCTCATCTATCAGAATGAGAGACTGCTTGAGGTCCACTGTTGCTTTTTGCTGGGGGCCAGggtgggagaaaaaaatcaaaaataagagTGCAGACTTTCACAATTTAGTGAGAGGCACTGCCCCTCAGAGATGGCCCTGGAGAGACAGGGTGTGGCCGGCCCCAGTGCCTCTCACCTTGTCTTCTTCACGCACAACATACTGGGCCACCTTGAAGGAGCTGAGATACTCATTCATGTTCTGCACGTCAGTATCCTCAGTTGCATCCTGGTTTCGGTCCAGGAGTCGAGCGATGGCTTCGTTGTCATAGTGGATCACACTGCTgtcctcctccttattctcccctggcagagacaagagaacagaAAGGACTTGAGGCTCCAGCCAGAAGCCCTGGCAGTTTAGGCAGGATGGTGAGATgctccacccctcctcctcctcactgggcCCTGCAGAGGACAACTGTTCCCTGGGAGCTCATGTCAAAGGTCTTTTGCTTGGTTTCCTTAGGTGGCCAACCCTTCTCTCAGGACCACTAGAAAGGAGGTGTTTCTCTtcacctttgttttgttttgttcgggGCGTGTTTTCCTCAGGGGAGGACAGGACTACCTTCAGGGAGCGGAGGACACGTCTCACTCACCCTCATTCTCGTCCTTGAACAGCTCCTCGGTGCCGAACTTGAGGATGTCATCGAGTTCCTGCTTGGACATGGAGCCAGCCTTGGAGCCCAGGCCGGGCCGCACTACCAGGTGTGTCAACATCATCTTCCTCTTGGCCACCTGCGTGATCCGCTCCTCCACAGATGCTCGCGTCACAAAGCGGTAGATCATCACTTTGTTGGCCTGGCCAATCCGATGGGCCCTGCTGAAGGCCTGCAGgggcaggagagaagggaggtcAGCCGGGGAGTGGCATGAGGAAGCGGGCACACGGTCAGGAAAGGAGGCTGGTGGGGAAaggccctctcctctctcctaagACCCCCACCTGAGCAGGACCACCTCTTCCATGAACCCCTGTCAACTTGCTGAATGTTACAGGGGATTTAGGATGCAGGTTCCCACCTGGATGTCATTATGGGGGTTCCAATCAGAATCGAAGATGATGACAGTGTCAGCAGTGGCCAGGTTGATGCCCAGGCCTCCAGCTCGGGTGGACAGGAGGAAGCAGAATTGTTGGGCACCAGGAGCTAGAAGGTGAGAATTAGGAGGTCAAGTTCACCACCAGCTGCTAGACGCTCTGACTATAAATCACTATATCCTAACTCCAAAGTCCAAGTTTCCAACATCCCCTCACCCTCCCCCATCCCTGAGGATATGACAGAAGTTTCTCGGGCCTTCCATATCCACCGGGACCAAAGCATTTCATTCTCACCATTAAACCGATCAATGGCCTCCTGCCTAAGGGCACCAGTGATGCCGCCATCGATGCGTTCATACTTGTAGCCTTCGTAGTCTAGGAAGTCCTCCAGAAGGTCTAACATTTTGGTCATCTAAAACAAGGCACAGTAAGAGTTCAGAAGGCTACGACACAGCTTGGGCCTAGTTCCTCAAAGTAATACGTTACTGTAACAAATTCCCAAGCCTTATACTGAAACacacccaccctctgagactcCCAGTGACTCCCTCCCGCCCTCTACCCCCAGCCATCGCTGTTCTGGTTTCCACTCTTGATTAATCTTCTGATAAGGCACAGGTTCTCCGAGACCATGAAAAGGTTTCAGAGAAACCTATAAATACTTTGAAAAGCTCATAAAACTGGTATGTGGTTTTCTCCAAAGCGGAAGAATACCTTTCATCAGAATCCTAAAGGGTCGGTACTTCCTACCTGCATTCATTCACAAAGCTGACTACCACACTAGTCTTAGGAACAAGGATCAGATCAAGGGATGAGCCAGGCAAGCCAggcttttggctttgtttttaaagacaaggactcactgtgtaggcctggctggcctggaacccgctatgtggaccaggctggactaaaggcatgcaccaccacacctagccccagacttctttattattgttttatttgtggaTCCAATCATAGCCTCATGCAggctaggcaggggctctaccacggagccatctctagCCACGTGCCCTCTCTTTTTGTCACTCGAATATGGGGTCTCTCTATGTGTAGACTGGCTTCAGCCTCGGCATCCCAACTtcagggattataggcatgtgtcgcCTTGCCTGCCTGAGTCAAGACATGCTTAtgagcaggaggatctcagtctTTCCTACTAGAGCAGCCCAGGAATGAAGACGGGCATTAAAGTCTGGTTGGCGGATGGCCACAGGACACAGGTATGAGGCGAGCAGACGGCTGGGTCACCTGCGAGAAGATGAGTACTCTGTGTCCTTGTTCCTTCAGCTTCCGCAGCATCTTCTGCAGCAGCATGAGCTTCCCTGATGACTTAATGAGTGCCCCACCCTCGTAAGCCCCACTGGGGAGTTTCGGAGACTCCTGAAAAGGGGGGGGAAGGGGTCAGGGAGCGTACTCCTTACTTCTGCCGTGACTAGAAAAACCAAAAGCTTAATACGGCTCCCACACTTCTCAGTTCCTACCCTTCCAAGGGCAGAACCTGGGCCCTGCAAGCTAGTTCCACCCCTCTGCTCAACACAGACCCTCCCAGAGAACCAGCCATGTGATCAGCCCCCTGCTCTGGTTCCTACCATAGCAGAGAACCAGCCACGTGATCagccaccccccaaccccccaaccccTACCCCCGCCGCCCTCTGCTTCCTACCATGGCAGCCACGGGGAAGAGGTATGGGTGGTTACAGCACTTCTTAAGATCCATCATGATGTTAAGCAGCGACACTTGGTTCCCACCgcctcttgagttcaaggcctcaaAATTTCGAGTTAGGATGTACTTGTAGTATTTCCTAAAGACCAGGGTAGGGATGTACAAGGGATAATAAGAAAGAAaccacttcttttttctttctttctttttttaaaatttttgaaacaaggtttctctgtgtagtcctggttatcctggaactaactctgtagatcaggctgacctcaaactcagagacccatctgctcctgcctcccaagtgctgggattaaaggcaggggACACCGCTCCCAGCGGCAACCACTTCTGATACAGCACTTGGTCCCAACTCCTGGAAAGTTACTATCACCCAAACCCCACTCCCAAGTCAAGGCAGCCTGTCCTGAGTCTCACTTCTGCATGGGGCTTAGCTCCACTCGGACAATGAGCTCCGTCTTGGCCGGCATGTTCTTAAAGACATCTGCCTTGAGTCTCCGCAGCATGTGTGGCCCCAGTAAATCATGCAGTTTCTTAATCTGGTCCTCTTTGGATATGTCGGCAAACTCCTCCAAGAAGCCCTCCAGGTTGCTAGCAGACACAAAGAGGTAAGAAGACAGACAAGGTGACAGACAGTCCCCTGCCTCTGACCTCAGGCTCCATTTCCTACGTCCGGTGGATCTTTACTAGAACCCTGGCGCTGCCTTTCCCCACCTGGCACTGCCCTTCGGGAGCACTTACTTAAACCTCTCTGGAGTGAGGAAGTTCAGAAGATGGAAGAGCTCCTCCAGGTTATTCTGCAGTGGGGTCCCCGTCAGCAGCAGCTTATGATCTATCTTGTAGCCATTGAGGACCCTGAAAAACTAGAAAGTGAGACAAGGACAGACAGGAGAAAGGGTTATCAGTGGGAAGTGGCTGTCTCACCTCACAGACATTTCCCTATCGCCAGATGCTGAACCCCATACCCTCAGGATCAGAGACCCCAAATCCCTAGCCCCATTCCCCTCCCAGAGCAGTCCTTTCTCCACAAAGAACAGGAACCCTCCTTCCAGGCTACAACTTCCCCAAAGGATTTGTGTTAAGGATCGAGACAGAGGGGAGTCCACAGCTTCATTCTGGAATCTCACTCACCTTGGACTGGTTGTTCTTGAGACGATGAGCTTCATCCACCACAAGACAGGCCCAGCGGATGGAGCCAAGCGCTGCCTGATCGATGGTGATCAGCTCATACGACGTCAGGAGAACATGGAACTTCACCTGAGCCTCTCTCTGCCAACAAAGCCATTGCCCATTCAGCTGCCACTTACCACACACCCACCTACACCCCGGCCCCCCGCCCTTTATCGAGAACCATGCTCTGTGTTTCCCTCGGGAAGCCGAACAGTGGCTACGGACCACAGCTCTCGGTGCCCCCGCCCCATGCCCAGTACTGACAGCCTCATGCACGCTTCCAGGAGAGTCTACGGTGGAGGAAGAGTACAGAGGCACAGAGATGAGGAGAGGAACCCCTGGTTGGGACAAGGAAACGACAGACCCAAGGATCTTGAAGCACGAGACAGGGACTCACCTTCATCTTAAAAGCTTTCTTCCCGCCTTTTATGGCATTATCCTCAAAGGAGAACTCATTTTCTCGAATAATGGCCCGGCTGTCCTTGTCACCCGTGTATGTGACCACATAGAACTTGGGTGCCCACATTTGGAACTCTCGCTCCCAGTTGATGATGGTAGAGAGTGGAGCACTCACCAGGAAGGGACCTTTGGTGTGGCCCTGGGAGTCAAGGGTGGAATCCCATCAGTCCTGGCTCCAACACTACACACCAGTCTGCCTGCTCTAGTCTTCTGTCCTCCACCCCAGTCTAGGCTAGCACGCACACCCTCGGGGGCCCGGAATCCACCGCACACCTCCTTGTACAGTGAGTACAGAAAGACGATGGTTTGGATGGTCTTGCCCAGGCCCATCTCATCAGCTAGAATTGTGTCGGTGCCTTGGGCCCACGAGAAGCGCAGCCAGTTGAGACCCTCCAGCTGGTACATGTGCAGTGTGcctcctgtggctgtgataaaccgTGGCTGGGTCTCGTATTTCACTGTAGGCTGTAGAGGGGCGACATGGAAAGGTTCAACGGGGCAGGGTGCTTCGGCCCTGTCCTAACACTGCTTTCAAGCTGAACTACAATATCCTCAGCTACGGCCTGAGTTGAGTTCTACTCTTCAGTCCTCCCCCACCCCGCACCCTTGGCTCCCAAATCACACCCAGCAGCACCACTAGGAAGGGCTAGCTCGGAAAGGAACTGGGCTACTACTTCTGGAAGCACTCCAACTCCCACGCCAAATCCCGAGCCCCTCTGCGGGCCAGAATAAAGGGCGGGGGAAAAAACGGTTGCTCAGAGCCGCTGACCGCTCCAGGACTCAGTCCCAAGGCTGTAGTGACAAGGAAAAGAACTTACGTCATTAGTAGGTGAACTGGGAGGCCCGTCTCCCTGtaactccttcttcttcttcttatacTTTCGAGGCTGTGCAGGGTCCTCCCCCATAATTAGCTCACTGAGGAAAGAGTGGGCATCTGAGCAAGGCCTGGTCCTCGGGAGCCCCCCACTCTTCTAAATCTATTCCAGACCTGCCTCCTTCTGCCTAAAACCTTTTCTCAGATTCTCTCGGTTTCTTTCTcaaatgcattttaaagaaaaaaatctaactacACGTACAGTTttgagtgtgtacatatgtatgcacacgcCATGGCctacatgcagaggtcagaggacaacttgtggaaattggttctctcattccaccaCGTGGACACtaggggatgaaactcaggtcgtcaggcttagtGGCCAGtacctttatccactaagccatcttgccacccTCTCCCAAGCCTTCTATCCCCACTCCTGGGGTGATACCTTGAGAGTCAATCCTTCTCTTCCAGGCAATCTCTTACCCACTTCTCAGACCacatctcatttcctcttcttATTCTTTTAGATTTAGTTATCTTTACTTATGTATGTGTGataggcatgcacatgtgtgtgggggtgccctcagaggccagaagaaggtgtctgatcccctggatctggaattacagaaggttgtgagcctgcagatgtgggtgctgaactcaggtcctctacaagagctcTTAGCTGCTGGAACATTTTCAGGCCGGCCAGATCTTACTGCTTGTCCTTAAACTACCACTACCAAAGCCATCACAGGCGGAGCCCAGGCTGCCACTGCCCTAGGCTGGCTCTGCCAGAGACGGCATCCTCAGCTTAGTTTTCGTGTGCTGTGCGCCGGCTCCCTCACCGATGTCTCCAGTAGCTCTGCTTGTGGTCTTCATATTCGGGGATGCTCATTTCATCCTCCTCCCATGTAGACTGGTCGTAAGGCAAATCCTTCCATTTCACAAGATAGTGGTAATTCCCCTTTTTATCCATACTGTTGGGCAGAAGGCCAAGAAGAGACGCAAGAGGGAAAAAATAGAATGCATCACACATTGCACAAAGTCCTGATAAATAAAGTGTCAACAAACACAGCATCTGCTACCTTAGCTTTCTCGAGATGGTATGTAAAAGCCAATCACAGAACATCCCAGACAGCCCACAGTACCACTTGCTTACCCATACAGGATTTCTGAGTGTCTAACATGACACTCAGGCCCGCACAGAGGCACTAGACTGAGCAGCAAGTGAACCACAAATACCCATCTTGTCACTCACGCTTTGGTACAAATGAACTAGTGCTAGACGGTAGTAAAAGCCACACTGCAAACACTCATCTGGATGACCTGTTTCTCATAATTTGCTTTCATGTCCCACCCCATCCCTATGCTACTAGAAATAAGTGAAGAATACTGGACTGGGCTTTCCTCTTGGTTTCTCAAGTCCCCTAGAAGAGCAAGGCCAGAAGGACTGGAATTGCAGAAACAGTTACCAAACCTCAGCTGCCATCTGGTTTATACAGGGCCATCACCACAGCAAGACAGTGTCACAGTCCGGGCAGGCCTTCCCGCGGACCGACGGCTCACCTGTGGTTGATGATGCGGTGGACAGTCATCCACTCTGGCTTGATGCCGAAACGGTAGTACTTCTCCTCCATCTCAGCATAGTGAGGGTCCTTCACCTTGCGCTTGTCGCTCTTCCCGTCGTCCTCACCGGAGCCGTAGTCCAGGGGTGGGGGCTCATCCATGTCATTCTTCCGTTGGTAGTTGCGATACATTACCAAGTGGAAGATTTCCAGCTGatggagcagagagggagagaagagagggagagaagagaggagaagagatggCATCCAAATCCAAAGAGACAAAGCGCAGCAGAGAAAAGGCGGCTAAACATCCAACAGTAATGATAAAAACaacagtgaaaaagaaagaaaacgcctttaatcccagcactcgggaggcagagccaggcggatctctgtgagttcgaggccagcctggtctacagagtgagttccacgacaggctccaaaactacacagcgaaaccctgtctcgaaaaaacaaagtaaacaaacaaacaaacaaataaaatggatAGGGCAGAAATAAATACACCTGATAGAAGACCAGGCCTGGGAGAGCAGTTAGGGAACGTGAGAGACAAGACAAGGGGTGATTATGACAGTGGAGATGGATAAGGAATAAAAAGATAAGGAAGGAGATGGCGGTCAGGAAAGGAGTGAAAActaacagaaatgaaaagagatcaAAGAACCAGAggtagaaactgaagcaggaagaatgGAAGGGAAAGGCGATGGAAGccgagaggagagggaggagagggcaagTGGCTGAGACAGGATCCTGGGGACAGGACAAGCCTTGGTACCTGGAGCTCCTTGGCCCAGGAGCAGTGCCAGTAGGAGAGCCCCACCCACTTGACAAAGAACTCTCGCTCTGATCTTCCTTGAAGAGGACGAGGGGGTGGCACATCTGGATTCCCGTCCGCCTGGTGGGGTGCTGGCAGGGCCACAGGTGGCTCCCCCCATCGCCAGTGCAAGATCTTCTGAACACGGCCCTTCAGCACAGGACACTTCAGGACGGACACCCAGGAGAGAAAGGCAGGAAAGAGGCCGAGAGAGCCCCTGTTAGGTAGGATGAAGGCCCAACAaaggctgggggcaggggaggaagaGCCGCTGCTCGGGCCCCCGAAGGGCATGGCTGCACCTACCGTGCATCGCGGGCACAGCCACTCCCCGTTGGGGATGTCGGGCAGCGGGGGGTTCAGACAGTGGATGTGGTAGGAGGAGATGCAAGCGTCACAGCACAGCAGCTCCCCACCGTCCTTGCACACCCGGCAGTACTCCATGTggtcatcctcttcctccttctcgccttcctccccctcctcctcatactcctcctcctcttccttggccTCCCACTGTACCCCTTCCTTCTCCTGGAGGCcgagagcagaaagagagaggtagaagaagaggaggggagactGCAAAGTGGGGGCGAAGCCAAGAAGACTATGAGTCCCAGAAGTGCACAGACGTCTCATGGGACCTACTAAACAGGAGAGCCCCATTTTCCAAAAATACTGACTCTGGGGACAAAGGGTTGAATGAAAGGA from the Peromyscus eremicus chromosome 8a, PerEre_H2_v1, whole genome shotgun sequence genome contains:
- the Chd3 gene encoding chromodomain-helicase-DNA-binding protein 3; protein product: MASPLRDEEEEEEEMVVSEEEEEEEEEGDEEEEEVEAADEDEEEEEDEEGVLGRGPGHDRGRDRHSPPGCHLFPPPPPPPPPPPPPPPPPPPPPDKDDIRLLPSALGVKKRKRGPKKQKENKPGKPRKRKKLDSEEEFGSERDEYREKSESGGSEYGTGPGRKRRRKHREKKEKKTKRRKRGEGDGGQKQVEQKSSAALLLTWGLEDVEHVFSEEDYHTLTNYKAFSQFMRPLIAKKNPKIPMSKMMTILGAKWREFSANNPFKGSAAAVAAAAAAAAAAVAEQVSAAVSPATPIAPSGPPPALPPPPAPEIQPPPIRRAKTKEGKGPGHKRRNKSPRVPDGRKKLRGKKMAPLKIKLGLLGAKRKKASSYVFQSDEGPEPEAEESDLDSGSVHSASGRPDGPVRAKKLKRGRPGRKKKKVLGCPAVAGEEEVDGYETDHQDYCEVCQQGGEIILCDTCPRAYHLVCLDPELDRAPEGKWSCPHCEKEGVQWEAKEEEEEYEEEGEEGEKEEEDDHMEYCRVCKDGGELLCCDACISSYHIHCLNPPLPDIPNGEWLCPRCTCPVLKGRVQKILHWRWGEPPVALPAPHQADGNPDVPPPRPLQGRSEREFFVKWVGLSYWHCSWAKELQLEIFHLVMYRNYQRKNDMDEPPPLDYGSGEDDGKSDKRKVKDPHYAEMEEKYYRFGIKPEWMTVHRIINHSMDKKGNYHYLVKWKDLPYDQSTWEEDEMSIPEYEDHKQSYWRHRELIMGEDPAQPRKYKKKKKELQGDGPPSSPTNDPTVKYETQPRFITATGGTLHMYQLEGLNWLRFSWAQGTDTILADEMGLGKTIQTIVFLYSLYKEGHTKGPFLVSAPLSTIINWEREFQMWAPKFYVVTYTGDKDSRAIIRENEFSFEDNAIKGGKKAFKMKREAQVKFHVLLTSYELITIDQAALGSIRWACLVVDEAHRLKNNQSKFFRVLNGYKIDHKLLLTGTPLQNNLEELFHLLNFLTPERFNNLEGFLEEFADISKEDQIKKLHDLLGPHMLRRLKADVFKNMPAKTELIVRVELSPMQKKYYKYILTRNFEALNSRGGGNQVSLLNIMMDLKKCCNHPYLFPVAAMESPKLPSGAYEGGALIKSSGKLMLLQKMLRKLKEQGHRVLIFSQMTKMLDLLEDFLDYEGYKYERIDGGITGALRQEAIDRFNAPGAQQFCFLLSTRAGGLGINLATADTVIIFDSDWNPHNDIQAFSRAHRIGQANKVMIYRFVTRASVEERITQVAKRKMMLTHLVVRPGLGSKAGSMSKQELDDILKFGTEELFKDENEGENKEEDSSVIHYDNEAIARLLDRNQDATEDTDVQNMNEYLSSFKVAQYVVREEDKIEEIEREIIKQEENVDPDYWEKLLRHHYEQQQEDLARNLGKGKRVRKQVNYNDAAQEDQDNQSEYSVGSEEEDEDFDERPEGRRQSKRQLRNEKDKPLPPLLARVGGNIEVLGFNTRQRKAFLNAVMRWGMPPQDAFTTQWLVRDLRGKTEKEFKAYVSLFMRHLCEPGADGSETFADGVPREGLSRQQVLTRIGVMSLVKKKVQEFEHINGRWSMPELMPDPSADSKRSSRASSPAKTSPATPEASTTNSPCTSKPATPAPSEKGDGIRTPLEKDDTENPEEKPEKNSKMGEKMETEVDSPSPAPSLGERLEPRKILSEDEAPGLPGEVEPEPGYRAGRDKSASEPTPGERGEEKPLDVQEHRERPEGETGDLGKREDVKAERELRLGPPRDEPRSNGRREEKVEKPRFMFNIADGGFTELHTLWQNEERAAISSGKLNEIWHRRHDYWLLAGIVLHGYARWQDIQNDAQFAIINEPFKTEANKGNFLEMKNKFLARRFKLLEQALVIEEQLRRAAYLNLSQEPAHPAMALHARFAEAECLAESHQHLSKESLAGNKPANAVLHKVLNQLEELLSDMKADVTRLPATLSRIPPIAARLQMSERSILSRLASKGTEPHPTPAFPPGPYATPPGYGAAFSPAPVGALAAAGANYSQMPAGSFITATTNGPPVLVKKEKEMMAALGSDGLDRKEPRAGEVICIDD